A single window of Treponema denticola ATCC 35405 DNA harbors:
- the rsgA gene encoding ribosome small subunit-dependent GTPase A has protein sequence METILNFGFEDFFKDKKIEKEVGRIIFFGGTSYKIICKDVEKEARLKGSFKKECEISGYYPTVGDWIGFESQENSSIALIDFLYERKNKISRTDPRLGIELEQIIAANIDTAFICMSLNKDSNLNRLARYVFALQNIETVLLLTKADLSETREDAENLIKKIYPHLKVYCISIFEPDSLENIKYYFKKGKTSVLLGSSGVGKSSLINSLTGKEILRTSEINKKIDKGVHTTTNRQIISLGEDAGVIMDTPGMKVLGIWDSDSGENSFADITELKSKCLFSDCTHTCEKGCAVLEALKTGLLDKNRYELYLQLLKEDRIKIRREKRQEKFLIKKEEKSKSAKRRFKEKKNIKQTFKKDLDDLLDE, from the coding sequence ATGGAAACAATTTTAAATTTCGGCTTTGAAGATTTTTTTAAGGATAAAAAGATCGAAAAAGAGGTTGGGCGTATTATTTTTTTTGGCGGGACTTCCTATAAAATAATATGTAAAGATGTCGAAAAAGAAGCCCGCTTAAAAGGCTCTTTTAAAAAAGAATGCGAAATATCCGGTTATTATCCTACGGTAGGAGACTGGATCGGTTTTGAATCTCAAGAAAATTCTTCGATTGCACTTATAGATTTTTTATATGAGCGCAAAAATAAGATTTCGCGAACGGATCCTAGGTTAGGCATTGAGCTTGAACAAATTATTGCTGCCAATATTGATACAGCTTTTATATGTATGTCCTTAAACAAGGATTCTAATTTAAACCGCTTGGCTCGATATGTTTTTGCTTTGCAAAATATTGAAACCGTTTTGCTTTTGACTAAGGCGGACTTATCTGAAACAAGGGAGGATGCCGAAAATTTAATAAAAAAGATTTATCCTCATTTAAAAGTCTATTGCATAAGTATTTTTGAACCTGACAGTTTAGAAAATATAAAGTATTACTTTAAAAAGGGAAAGACTTCGGTATTGCTCGGTTCTTCCGGTGTTGGAAAATCAAGCCTCATAAACAGCCTAACCGGAAAAGAAATTTTACGCACAAGCGAAATAAATAAAAAGATAGACAAGGGCGTTCATACTACAACGAACCGGCAGATAATTTCTTTAGGAGAAGATGCGGGAGTTATAATGGACACTCCCGGAATGAAGGTTCTGGGTATCTGGGATTCGGACAGCGGGGAAAATTCTTTTGCGGATATTACCGAGCTAAAATCCAAGTGTCTTTTTAGCGACTGTACGCATACATGCGAAAAAGGCTGTGCCGTTTTAGAGGCTCTTAAAACGGGTTTGTTGGATAAAAACAGGTATGAACTTTACCTGCAATTATTAAAAGAGGATAGAATAAAAATAAGACGGGAAAAACGGCAGGAAAAATTCTTAATAAAGAAGGAAGAAAAGTCCAAGTCGGCAAAAAGGCGCTTTAAAGAAAAGAAAAACATAAAACAAACCTTTAAAAAAGATTTGGATGACCTGCTTGATGAATAA
- the dusB gene encoding tRNA dihydrouridine synthase DusB: MEELLYKPVSIGGLLLSGNIFLAPVAGYSDKAFRSICVDCGADFTYTEMVSSEALVRDSDKTESLIGRAPNEKAYAVQIFGSNPEYMAKTAVIIAEKYSPECIDINSGCPMAKITKNGAGSALMTDIPLLYRIVKAVNDAMAPYKIPVTLKIRSGFTADKLNWKEAASAAIDAGVKMLTLHPRTRSQVYSGKADWNILAELVQFAKPYQIPIFGSGDLFSPEDAKKMLEETGCAGIMFARGAMGNPFIFTQTRELLTNGTYGEISTEQKIRTGFKELIFLCDEKGEEKGCREMRKRFAAYTKGIPDGSRLRQELVQASTIAEYKAIIQSAFNISCF; encoded by the coding sequence ATGGAAGAATTGCTTTACAAGCCCGTCTCAATAGGCGGGCTTCTTTTATCGGGGAACATCTTTTTAGCCCCTGTTGCAGGCTACTCCGACAAGGCATTCCGTTCCATCTGCGTGGACTGCGGTGCGGATTTTACATACACCGAAATGGTATCCTCGGAAGCCCTCGTGAGGGATTCCGATAAAACCGAAAGCCTCATAGGAAGGGCACCTAACGAAAAAGCTTATGCCGTACAGATTTTCGGCTCAAACCCCGAATACATGGCAAAAACCGCCGTCATAATCGCCGAAAAATATTCCCCCGAATGTATCGACATAAATTCGGGCTGCCCCATGGCAAAGATTACCAAAAACGGCGCCGGATCAGCCCTGATGACAGACATTCCTCTTTTGTACAGGATTGTAAAGGCAGTAAACGATGCTATGGCCCCTTATAAGATACCCGTAACCCTTAAAATACGCTCAGGCTTTACCGCCGACAAACTTAACTGGAAAGAAGCAGCCTCAGCCGCCATAGATGCCGGGGTTAAAATGCTTACTCTCCATCCCCGTACCCGCTCGCAGGTGTATTCAGGCAAGGCCGATTGGAACATCCTTGCAGAGCTGGTTCAATTTGCAAAGCCTTATCAAATTCCGATTTTCGGATCGGGAGATTTATTTTCACCTGAGGATGCAAAAAAAATGCTTGAAGAAACAGGCTGTGCCGGCATAATGTTTGCCCGCGGTGCTATGGGAAACCCCTTTATTTTTACCCAAACAAGGGAGCTTTTGACCAATGGAACATACGGCGAAATAAGCACGGAACAAAAAATCCGCACCGGTTTTAAAGAACTCATCTTTTTATGCGATGAAAAGGGAGAAGAAAAAGGCTGCCGCGAAATGCGTAAACGCTTTGCCGCCTACACCAAGGGCATACCCGACGGCTCCCGCCTCCGCCAAGAATTGGTACAAGCCTCAACAATAGCGGAGTATAAAGCTATAATTCAAAGTGCTTTTAATATTTCTTGCTTTTAA
- a CDS encoding GGDEF domain-containing protein — MISDGQKIKALSNTPLFAGWDEVYLKDIADMVGIDSYQKGDIIFKQDTRGDRFYIIVEGNVIILSPEDNSVLAEFVSGEMFGETAMLTQEEQKAIASANENSIILSFPKDGIPMEEVFKDNPVTYAQLLKSFLVMVSRRTRKANSLIKENSPIMQELQKQVYGDKLTGLLNKAYLEENIADFMKGSFSLIMMKPDNFKAINDTYGHEKGDACLTFIGNHLSHFLDTDSVLIRYQGNEFAVLTPDQGRDGAASLAEKIKAALENLDISPVVNSPFKLSMSLGVLLYPDTKIEKTEFIKQCSEMPLIGRARGGSQILFEEDINE; from the coding sequence ATGATTAGTGATGGACAGAAGATAAAGGCTTTAAGTAATACTCCTCTTTTTGCAGGATGGGATGAGGTTTACTTAAAAGACATAGCCGATATGGTAGGAATAGACAGCTATCAAAAAGGCGATATTATTTTTAAGCAGGATACACGCGGTGACCGATTTTACATTATTGTAGAAGGAAATGTTATAATTTTATCCCCTGAAGATAATTCCGTTCTGGCCGAATTTGTAAGCGGTGAAATGTTCGGTGAGACAGCTATGCTTACTCAGGAAGAACAAAAAGCCATAGCTTCTGCCAATGAAAACTCTATCATCCTCTCTTTCCCTAAAGACGGAATTCCCATGGAAGAGGTTTTTAAGGATAATCCCGTAACTTATGCTCAACTGCTAAAATCGTTTTTGGTCATGGTTTCTCGTAGGACTCGAAAGGCTAACTCTTTAATAAAAGAAAACTCTCCCATTATGCAGGAACTGCAAAAACAGGTTTATGGAGATAAGCTTACGGGACTTTTAAATAAGGCCTATCTTGAAGAAAATATTGCGGACTTTATGAAAGGCTCTTTTTCTCTTATTATGATGAAGCCCGATAATTTTAAGGCTATTAACGACACCTACGGTCACGAAAAGGGAGATGCCTGTCTTACCTTTATAGGCAATCACTTGAGCCATTTTTTAGATACGGATTCCGTTTTAATCCGTTATCAGGGAAACGAATTTGCCGTTTTAACGCCTGATCAGGGTAGGGATGGGGCTGCAAGTTTAGCGGAAAAGATAAAGGCTGCGCTTGAAAACTTAGATATTTCTCCGGTAGTAAACAGTCCTTTTAAGTTGAGTATGAGTTTAGGCGTTTTATTATATCCCGATACGAAGATTGAAAAAACGGAATTTATAAAACAATGCTCCGAAATGCCCCTTATCGGACGAGCCCGCGGAGGCTCCCAAATTCTCTTTGAGGAGGATATAAATGAATAG
- a CDS encoding ribose-phosphate pyrophosphokinase, with the protein MNYLESNNLAIIACPGGEEFANLTIKNLKHIYARKLYQQSEKLAKRYNTSSEDMIQKFNFYSDLFAGRMSVNKDTNKIHVPKFKVDARFTYFMNGEFKTELLETVRGKDVYIFQDVENKQEITINEGKNKEVFSVNDHLMSLIVTIDAVRHAGAGRISLVLPVYPYSRQHKKKGREGLTASLLGHIYEDLDVEQIITLDIHSREIENSFHSARLQNLHASYQIIRELTRILDLSADSEEQFVVVSPDSGAVDRNKFYSSGLQKPLAMIYKERDYSVVTQNAKQSNIISIKLLGDVEGKNAFIADDMLGTGGTLLKAMEFLKSKGAKKVIAAVSLPFFTGDAIQQFDEAYSKGLFYRVIGTNAVYHTELKQKEWYIETDVSGLFAQVITRLHENLSLSSLLDNRDIIEKLLKNAAIPKK; encoded by the coding sequence ATGAATTATCTTGAATCGAATAACCTCGCAATCATTGCTTGTCCAGGTGGCGAAGAGTTTGCAAATTTAACGATTAAGAATCTGAAGCATATCTATGCCCGTAAGCTGTACCAGCAAAGCGAAAAGTTAGCAAAGAGGTACAACACCTCCTCTGAGGATATGATTCAAAAGTTTAACTTTTATAGCGATTTATTTGCCGGCAGAATGTCGGTAAACAAAGATACAAATAAAATCCACGTACCCAAATTCAAGGTAGATGCCCGTTTTACATATTTTATGAATGGGGAGTTTAAAACCGAGCTCCTCGAAACAGTCCGCGGAAAAGATGTCTATATTTTTCAGGATGTTGAAAACAAGCAGGAAATTACCATCAATGAGGGAAAAAACAAGGAGGTCTTTTCCGTAAACGATCATCTTATGTCCCTCATCGTAACCATAGATGCTGTCCGTCATGCAGGAGCAGGGAGAATATCCTTAGTTCTTCCGGTTTATCCTTACAGCCGCCAGCACAAAAAAAAGGGAAGAGAAGGCTTGACTGCCAGCTTGCTTGGGCATATTTACGAAGACCTTGATGTGGAGCAAATTATAACCCTCGATATTCACTCCCGCGAAATTGAAAATTCCTTCCATTCTGCACGCTTACAAAACCTTCATGCAAGTTATCAGATTATACGTGAGCTTACAAGAATACTCGATTTAAGTGCCGATTCGGAAGAACAATTTGTAGTTGTTTCTCCGGACTCCGGAGCTGTAGACCGAAATAAGTTCTATTCGTCGGGCTTACAAAAACCCCTCGCCATGATTTATAAAGAAAGAGATTATTCCGTTGTTACTCAAAATGCAAAGCAGTCGAATATCATAAGCATTAAGCTTTTGGGCGATGTAGAAGGAAAAAATGCCTTTATTGCAGACGATATGTTGGGAACGGGCGGAACTCTTTTAAAGGCTATGGAATTCTTGAAGAGCAAGGGAGCAAAAAAGGTTATAGCCGCCGTAAGTCTTCCTTTCTTTACAGGCGACGCCATTCAGCAATTTGATGAGGCTTATTCCAAGGGGCTTTTTTATAGGGTTATAGGTACGAATGCCGTTTATCATACCGAGCTAAAACAAAAAGAGTGGTATATTGAAACCGATGTATCGGGTCTTTTTGCCCAAGTTATCACGCGCCTTCACGAAAACCTCTCCCTTTCGAGCCTTCTCGACAACAGGGATATAATCGAAAAATTGCTAAAAAACGCTGCAATACCTAAAAAATGA
- a CDS encoding leucine-rich repeat domain-containing protein, whose amino-acid sequence MRQRVKTVLFIGLALIALFGMTACPQRAKPKAEEPAPPPGPQKVTFSVEGTPANGTLKAMAGSTEITSGSKVPYGTTVTFTATVTAAEHYADEWTIKGGSFKTGGKDGDTTATVQITGETEVKVKFSRYKSVAFGTDGADLAAYLNSGTPAADGIYYIKVTGLKAEHLKGNLDMHESSPLAKILQAQPAKKVALKFGKLPAVTDINSCFKDCKNLVSAAAIPKGVTNMESCFYKCEGLTEAPVLPASVTNLCDCFYNCEGLTQAPEIPESVTNMNNCFNGCTNLIQISPFPANAKVTNMNGCFVECESLTQVPALPASVTDITNCFVKCKNLTQAPEIPASVTEMTNCFKECVKLTQAPSAIPKGVTNLYSCFFNCRKLTKAPVIPKSVTYMKYCFKFCGELTEVTLECNYGGEDDFKEAFFSCDKLTAGTIKVPADQVDAYKAGADDMGTQPDRFVAAP is encoded by the coding sequence ATGAGACAAAGAGTAAAAACAGTCTTGTTTATTGGTTTAGCGCTTATAGCGCTATTTGGAATGACAGCCTGCCCGCAAAGGGCAAAACCTAAGGCCGAGGAGCCCGCACCGCCTCCGGGACCGCAAAAGGTAACCTTTAGTGTAGAAGGCACACCTGCAAACGGCACGCTTAAAGCAATGGCCGGCAGTACCGAAATTACTTCGGGCAGCAAGGTTCCGTACGGCACAACCGTAACCTTTACGGCAACGGTAACGGCTGCCGAGCATTACGCCGATGAATGGACTATTAAAGGCGGTTCGTTTAAAACAGGAGGCAAAGACGGCGATACTACCGCAACGGTACAAATTACCGGCGAAACGGAGGTAAAGGTAAAATTTAGCCGGTATAAAAGCGTTGCATTCGGCACAGACGGCGCAGACTTGGCTGCTTATCTAAACAGCGGTACACCGGCAGCCGACGGCATCTATTACATCAAAGTAACCGGTCTTAAGGCGGAACACTTAAAAGGAAATCTCGATATGCACGAATCGAGTCCGCTTGCAAAAATACTGCAAGCTCAGCCGGCTAAAAAAGTTGCGCTTAAGTTCGGTAAACTGCCCGCCGTTACTGATATAAACAGCTGCTTTAAAGACTGCAAAAACCTTGTGAGCGCGGCGGCAATACCCAAAGGCGTTACAAATATGGAAAGCTGCTTTTACAAGTGCGAAGGTTTAACCGAAGCGCCTGTGCTTCCTGCAAGCGTTACAAATCTGTGTGACTGCTTTTACAACTGCGAAGGCTTAACCCAAGCGCCTGAAATACCCGAAAGTGTTACAAATATGAATAACTGCTTTAACGGCTGCACAAACCTTATACAGATTTCCCCTTTTCCTGCAAACGCAAAGGTTACAAATATGAATGGCTGCTTTGTCGAGTGCGAAAGCCTTACACAGGTTCCCGCTCTTCCTGCTTCCGTTACGGATATAACCAACTGTTTTGTTAAGTGCAAAAACCTTACACAAGCGCCCGAAATTCCTGCTTCCGTTACGGAGATGACAAACTGCTTTAAAGAATGCGTAAAGCTTACACAAGCTCCTTCGGCAATACCTAAAGGCGTTACCAATCTGTACTCTTGCTTTTTCAACTGCAGAAAGCTTACAAAGGCTCCCGTCATTCCTAAAAGCGTTACGTATATGAAATACTGCTTTAAATTTTGCGGAGAGCTTACAGAGGTTACGCTAGAATGTAATTACGGCGGTGAGGACGACTTTAAGGAGGCTTTCTTTTCCTGCGATAAGCTGACTGCAGGCACCATAAAAGTTCCGGCGGACCAGGTTGATGCATATAAAGCCGGCGCCGACGATATGGGCACACAGCCAGACAGGTTTGTTGCCGCACCATAG
- a CDS encoding lysoplasmalogenase has protein sequence MYNECLDPLCIAALALFLVISIIHLIKCFQQRQKWADMTKFMLMPALLLFFLAFSFVSIKTFSVLNVLIIIALIFSFLGDVALLFDWEKQNFALGIFFFAITQISYIVFAILGVKVDNIPLIPGIVTAVIFLISIIYAVMRTKKYLKGFKPIVIVYALIISSMSWLFIVFAFATQSLALILAAIGSVFFVISDTMVATKYFLGGKAGMRFLIMKTYILAQLLIVLGAIGIIGA, from the coding sequence ATGTATAATGAATGTTTAGATCCTTTGTGTATCGCAGCTCTTGCCTTGTTTTTAGTTATTTCGATTATTCATTTAATCAAGTGCTTTCAGCAAAGACAAAAATGGGCGGATATGACAAAATTTATGCTGATGCCGGCTCTTCTTTTATTCTTTTTGGCTTTCAGCTTTGTAAGTATTAAAACGTTTTCGGTATTAAATGTTTTAATAATAATTGCCTTGATTTTCAGCTTTTTGGGAGATGTTGCTCTTCTTTTTGATTGGGAAAAACAAAATTTCGCTCTTGGTATATTCTTTTTTGCAATTACGCAAATATCTTATATAGTTTTTGCAATACTCGGTGTTAAGGTCGATAATATTCCCCTTATCCCCGGAATTGTTACGGCTGTGATTTTTTTAATTTCGATTATCTATGCCGTAATGAGAACAAAAAAGTATTTAAAAGGGTTTAAACCTATTGTAATAGTTTACGCTCTTATAATATCATCGATGAGCTGGCTTTTTATAGTTTTTGCCTTTGCAACCCAGTCTTTAGCGCTTATATTGGCTGCTATAGGAAGTGTTTTCTTTGTCATATCGGATACCATGGTTGCAACCAAATACTTTTTGGGAGGCAAGGCCGGAATGCGCTTTCTTATTATGAAAACCTATATTCTTGCCCAACTTTTAATCGTATTAGGTGCAATAGGAATTATAGGAGCCTAA
- a CDS encoding TatD family hydrolase: MQIFDTHAHVGLIYSDPIEQLRVVQEARQGSVTRIVSICNSLHDFSKVYETLRFSPAVYHAVGVSPSEVTSPGKDWQKTIEESLKLPNVVAVGEIGLDYCKKYGDKRSQIELFIAQLDIASKAGFPVIIHNREAGKDLLDILKERIPKEGGVLHCYSEDDIYAKEALELPLYFSFAGNLTYRNARNLHDTVLALPLDRIVVESESPFMPPSVYRGQRNMPANTIETVKFMAEMLSMDIEELADQLWKNSCTLFRLPE; encoded by the coding sequence ATGCAGATTTTTGATACTCATGCTCATGTCGGGTTGATCTATTCCGATCCGATTGAGCAATTACGCGTTGTACAGGAAGCCCGACAAGGCTCTGTAACGAGAATAGTAAGTATATGTAACAGTCTCCACGACTTTTCCAAGGTGTATGAAACTCTTAGGTTTTCACCGGCGGTATACCATGCCGTAGGTGTATCTCCTTCTGAAGTTACATCTCCCGGAAAAGACTGGCAAAAAACAATAGAAGAAAGCTTAAAATTACCCAATGTAGTGGCCGTAGGAGAAATAGGCCTTGATTACTGCAAAAAATACGGAGATAAACGCTCCCAGATTGAGCTTTTTATCGCCCAGCTTGACATTGCCTCAAAGGCAGGTTTTCCGGTAATTATTCACAATAGAGAGGCTGGAAAGGATCTTCTTGATATCTTAAAGGAAAGGATTCCCAAAGAAGGAGGAGTTTTACATTGCTACTCCGAAGACGATATTTATGCAAAAGAAGCTTTAGAACTTCCTTTATACTTCTCCTTTGCGGGAAATTTGACTTACCGCAATGCAAGAAATTTACATGATACTGTTTTAGCCCTTCCTCTTGACCGCATCGTTGTCGAATCCGAAAGCCCCTTTATGCCGCCTTCGGTATACCGAGGCCAAAGGAATATGCCAGCCAACACAATCGAAACCGTAAAGTTTATGGCTGAGATGCTTTCGATGGATATTGAAGAACTTGCCGATCAACTTTGGAAAAACAGCTGTACGCTCTTCCGGCTGCCCGAATAA
- a CDS encoding GGDEF domain-containing protein, which translates to MNSSKQRWLEILQKARLFAHLSIKEIEVLAEAMFYSEFEAGQALVYEGESGNELFIIVKGTISVSVKSEGKEIELVRLGAGDFFGEMAMLEQEHRSATCKAVESTSCLVLKSQDFSSLIIDQPKIASTVLYNMLKITGGRLSKTDGLLSQIIRWGDDAKRRAITDEFTGLYNRRYLDESFESLLKRCVRQHIGVSFAMVDIDHFGQLNRDYGAVFCDKVLLAIVEVFKRNFDTDDILIRYGGDEFSFIIRGMLERAEYQCKRVCTEVNALTFQEHPELRVSCSIGLAVYDEKMTTPELLKFSDTALYSAKEGGRNRVFVYKK; encoded by the coding sequence ATGAATAGCTCAAAACAAAGATGGCTTGAAATTTTACAAAAAGCACGGCTTTTTGCTCATCTTTCGATAAAAGAAATAGAAGTCTTGGCTGAAGCTATGTTTTATTCCGAATTTGAAGCGGGCCAAGCCTTGGTTTATGAAGGTGAATCGGGCAATGAGCTTTTTATCATTGTAAAAGGTACTATTTCCGTTTCGGTAAAATCCGAAGGGAAAGAAATTGAACTTGTCCGTCTTGGAGCGGGAGATTTTTTCGGTGAAATGGCTATGCTCGAACAAGAGCACCGTTCGGCAACCTGCAAGGCTGTAGAATCCACCTCCTGCCTTGTTTTAAAATCTCAAGATTTTTCTTCCCTTATTATAGACCAACCGAAAATCGCTTCAACGGTTTTGTACAATATGCTTAAAATCACCGGCGGACGTTTAAGTAAGACGGACGGCCTCTTATCGCAGATAATCCGATGGGGTGATGATGCAAAAAGAAGAGCCATTACCGACGAGTTTACAGGACTTTATAATAGAAGATATTTAGATGAGTCCTTTGAAAGCCTTCTTAAACGCTGTGTCCGTCAGCACATCGGTGTAAGTTTTGCTATGGTGGATATCGATCACTTTGGCCAGCTTAACAGAGATTATGGAGCCGTCTTTTGCGACAAGGTCCTGCTGGCCATTGTCGAAGTTTTTAAACGTAATTTTGATACCGACGATATTTTAATCCGGTACGGAGGGGATGAGTTTTCCTTTATTATCAGAGGAATGTTGGAAAGAGCCGAATATCAGTGCAAAAGAGTATGTACCGAAGTTAATGCTTTAACCTTTCAAGAGCATCCCGAGTTACGAGTATCATGCTCAATCGGCCTTGCCGTATATGACGAAAAGATGACTACACCAGAACTCTTAAAATTTTCCGATACAGCCCTTTATTCCGCTAAAGAGGGCGGCAGAAACAGGGTCTTTGTTTATAAAAAATAG
- a CDS encoding leucine-rich repeat protein, translating into MIKFRTKNKAFALRKTGAAALITAATLTLALLFTGCPQKAKPKAEEPTPPEYTPVAHGKLKEYIQNLPAGDTVHKIEVTGLKKEHLNDSGSGSLRSILHFGLNKKVALKLPKTVEGLTDMSNCFAECENLVSVANIPSGVRDMRGCFEGCIRLKTAPVIPYGVLEMSYCFKGCKSLTSVTLKCGCTPDWFEDTFKDCNALGVDSIKVPKAAYHQFITAEALNKMAVPGATEAEKKAKFKGLAELNP; encoded by the coding sequence ATGATAAAGTTTAGAACAAAAAATAAGGCATTTGCCTTGAGAAAAACGGGAGCCGCGGCGCTCATCACAGCCGCAACTTTAACGCTGGCACTGCTATTTACCGGCTGCCCGCAAAAGGCAAAACCTAAGGCCGAGGAGCCCACACCGCCTGAGTACACACCCGTCGCCCACGGCAAACTTAAAGAGTACATACAAAATCTGCCTGCAGGCGATACCGTACACAAAATCGAAGTAACCGGTCTTAAAAAGGAACACTTAAACGACAGCGGCAGCGGCTCGCTCAGAAGCATACTGCACTTCGGCTTGAATAAAAAGGTTGCGCTTAAGTTACCCAAAACAGTAGAAGGTCTTACCGATATGAGCAATTGCTTTGCCGAGTGCGAAAACCTTGTGAGCGTGGCAAACATTCCTTCAGGCGTTCGGGATATGAGGGGGTGCTTTGAAGGCTGCATAAGATTAAAGACCGCTCCGGTAATACCTTATGGAGTTCTGGAGATGTCGTACTGCTTTAAAGGCTGCAAAAGCCTCACCTCCGTTACGCTTAAATGCGGTTGTACTCCTGATTGGTTTGAAGACACATTCAAGGACTGCAATGCTCTCGGCGTAGACAGCATAAAAGTGCCTAAAGCGGCTTATCATCAGTTCATCACAGCTGAAGCGCTTAATAAAATGGCTGTTCCCGGCGCCACAGAAGCCGAAAAAAAAGCAAAGTTTAAAGGCCTTGCGGAACTTAATCCGTAA
- a CDS encoding DNA-binding domain-containing protein — protein MLKYCLRENLLTPAPDDYMAQAQDVRSYTLDEIIDLMMEKGTTLTRADVAATLQVYGEVVSAIIKDGSAVNTPLMNTSMSISGVFDGANDSFDKKRHTINLNLTAGTLLRDAVTKIKCEKTESAGTDPYITEVTDVVSGKVNEVLSKGGVVQLVGSRLKFDAKDAAQGIFFVPETGEAVRATVIAENKPARLMAIIPAGLKAGTYYIEVRTKIDMGGKKLKTLKTGRFAKPLTVTA, from the coding sequence ATGTTAAAGTATTGTTTGCGAGAAAACTTACTGACGCCTGCACCCGATGACTACATGGCGCAGGCGCAGGACGTGCGCTCGTACACTCTTGACGAGATTATCGACCTGATGATGGAAAAAGGTACCACGCTCACGCGTGCGGATGTGGCGGCAACCTTGCAAGTCTACGGAGAGGTAGTAAGTGCCATTATCAAAGACGGCTCGGCCGTTAACACACCGCTTATGAACACCTCGATGAGCATATCCGGCGTATTTGACGGAGCAAACGACAGCTTCGATAAAAAGCGGCACACAATCAACTTGAACCTGACGGCAGGCACGCTCCTTCGCGACGCTGTAACCAAAATCAAATGCGAAAAAACCGAAAGTGCCGGCACAGACCCGTACATCACCGAAGTTACCGACGTCGTTTCGGGCAAGGTGAACGAAGTACTCTCCAAAGGCGGGGTCGTCCAGCTGGTAGGAAGCCGCCTTAAATTCGACGCAAAAGATGCGGCTCAAGGCATCTTCTTTGTCCCCGAAACGGGAGAAGCGGTGAGGGCAACAGTAATAGCCGAAAACAAACCCGCCCGCCTCATGGCCATCATCCCCGCCGGCCTTAAAGCCGGCACCTACTACATAGAGGTAAGGACGAAAATAGATATGGGCGGTAAAAAACTGAAAACGCTCAAAACCGGACGGTTTGCCAAACCGCTTACCGTTACCGCATAA